One genomic region from Candidatus Eisenbacteria bacterium encodes:
- a CDS encoding GNAT family N-acetyltransferase — protein MTIRPLVSTDVDAVAEADFAAFHDVALRHGLPPVVGAVRDSRDYVRRLLLADPLGGFVATEGERIVGHAWVHVRGPIATVGPIAVEPASQSRGVGRALLARCLEAAARAAQVRLVHESFNVHSLALYLGAGFRVVAPLLELTLAESRDVQATAVPEGTQVRPAVADDQARIVARDARGFGTSRAQDVERYLRAGRGVVAERGEALAGYALGGFGYLGSAAADDPQLVLAMLSRLAAEPSLRVGVLRTMVGATDRRLVDGLLELGFRLFRACHYMVRGGGTAPPAGYVLMSGDFM, from the coding sequence GTGACCATCCGGCCGCTCGTCAGCACCGACGTCGACGCGGTCGCGGAAGCGGACTTCGCCGCATTCCACGACGTGGCGCTGCGTCACGGCCTGCCGCCGGTCGTGGGCGCGGTCCGCGACAGTCGCGACTACGTGCGCCGCCTGCTCCTCGCCGATCCGCTGGGTGGCTTCGTCGCCACCGAGGGTGAGCGCATCGTCGGTCACGCGTGGGTGCACGTGCGCGGGCCGATCGCGACCGTCGGCCCGATCGCGGTCGAGCCGGCGTCACAGAGCCGCGGCGTCGGTCGCGCGCTGCTCGCGCGTTGCCTCGAAGCCGCGGCCCGTGCGGCGCAAGTGCGCCTCGTGCACGAGAGCTTCAACGTCCACTCGCTCGCGCTCTACCTCGGCGCCGGGTTTCGCGTGGTGGCGCCGCTGCTCGAGCTCACGCTCGCCGAAAGTCGAGACGTCCAGGCGACCGCGGTCCCGGAGGGCACCCAGGTGCGGCCGGCCGTCGCCGACGATCAGGCCCGCATCGTCGCGCGCGACGCGCGCGGCTTCGGCACGTCGCGCGCGCAGGACGTCGAGCGCTACCTGCGCGCGGGCCGCGGCGTGGTGGCGGAGCGGGGCGAGGCGCTCGCGGGCTACGCCCTGGGCGGGTTCGGGTACCTCGGATCGGCCGCCGCCGACGACCCACAGCTGGTGCTCGCGATGCTCTCGCGGCTCGCGGCCGAGCCGTCGCTGCGGGTGGGGGTGCTGCGCACGATGGTCGGCGCGACCGATCGCCGGCTGGTCGACGGCTTGCTCGAGCTCGGCTTCCGCCTCTTCCGCGCGTGCCACTACATGGTGCGGGGCGGCGGGACGGCCCCGCCCGCCGGCTACGTTCTCATGAGCGGCGACTTCATGTGA
- the ptsP gene encoding phosphoenolpyruvate--protein phosphotransferase, translating into MKPDARKAAGEGAKKAKAAAKPRGSHGFRVLADVTAISADTEDLQDRLQRFVELIAERTETDVCSIYLFDERTQVLTLAATTGLERSAVGKVTMALGEGLTGMTLEKLEPVMVVDAFAHPRFKYFPETGEDRFHSYVGVPLVDGGKPLGVLVVQTLRRRKFTTREMELLRTIATSVSQAVVQARLVEDLRSKEQEQRAFRQRMVAAMKRLQALHKTIGDSERIERRRQKHARLDGLPAAPGYGGGRAHLIQPPVSFNVVVDQAGEGVAAERKRFARAVAASVAEVKTLKARLESRLPEFDSGIIEAYRMMLEDRGFLDKVEGHIEDGLGAESALKRVVDEYVETFSAMSDAYLRERATDVKDVGLRLLRNLLGIDEAERALERDTVLIADELSVSDLSLIDHAHLKGIVMATGGVTSHATILAKSFEIPTVVGAEQARDLVHEGDAVIVDGNSGAVFVNPTPEVAREYERLDRGYRAFNRELDAMRSLPAETGDGRRVNLYANIGLIADLPLVHRHGADGVGLYRTEFPFLTYRDFPTEDEQYKVYARVVRGMEGQPVTIRTLDIGADKYPSYLKFTREDNPFLGWRSIRISLELPEVFKTQLRAILRAGALGRVRLLFPMISSVTQIRRAKELLEEAKDELRQAGCEFDAAMPVGMMVEVPSAVALASHLIREVDFFSIGTNDLIQYLLAVDRNNHKVAELYEELHPAVLSAIDDTVQAARGAGKWVGMCGEMASNPLCTLMLLGLGLDDLSMQPLYIPVVKRIVRSVSFREVQALTRDVLSLSTVDEVKSRLFDGARRLGIIELVEMYH; encoded by the coding sequence ATGAAGCCGGATGCTCGCAAGGCCGCCGGCGAGGGGGCCAAGAAGGCGAAGGCCGCCGCCAAGCCTCGCGGCTCGCACGGGTTCCGTGTCCTCGCGGACGTGACGGCGATCAGCGCCGACACCGAGGACCTCCAGGACCGGCTCCAGCGCTTCGTCGAGCTGATCGCCGAGCGGACCGAAACGGACGTCTGCTCGATCTACCTCTTCGACGAGCGGACGCAGGTCCTGACGCTGGCGGCCACGACGGGCCTCGAGCGCAGCGCCGTCGGCAAGGTGACGATGGCCCTGGGCGAGGGCCTCACCGGCATGACGCTCGAGAAGCTCGAGCCGGTGATGGTGGTGGACGCGTTCGCCCATCCGCGCTTCAAGTACTTCCCGGAGACCGGCGAGGACCGCTTCCATTCGTACGTCGGCGTACCGCTGGTCGACGGCGGCAAGCCCCTCGGCGTGCTCGTCGTGCAGACGCTCCGCCGGCGGAAGTTCACCACGCGCGAGATGGAGCTCCTGCGCACGATCGCCACCTCGGTGAGCCAGGCGGTGGTGCAGGCGCGGCTGGTCGAGGACCTGCGGAGCAAGGAGCAGGAGCAGCGGGCGTTCCGCCAGCGCATGGTCGCGGCCATGAAGCGCCTGCAGGCGCTCCACAAGACGATCGGCGACTCGGAGCGGATCGAGCGCCGCCGCCAGAAGCACGCGCGCCTGGACGGGCTCCCGGCGGCGCCGGGCTACGGCGGCGGGCGTGCCCATCTCATCCAGCCGCCGGTCAGCTTCAACGTCGTCGTCGATCAGGCGGGCGAGGGCGTCGCGGCCGAGCGGAAGCGGTTCGCGCGCGCCGTCGCCGCGTCGGTCGCCGAGGTGAAGACGCTGAAGGCCCGGCTCGAGAGCCGCCTGCCCGAGTTCGACAGCGGCATCATCGAAGCCTACCGGATGATGCTCGAGGATCGCGGCTTCCTCGACAAGGTCGAGGGCCACATCGAGGACGGCCTCGGCGCGGAGAGCGCGCTCAAGCGCGTGGTCGACGAATACGTCGAGACGTTCAGCGCGATGTCGGACGCCTACCTCCGCGAGCGCGCGACAGACGTGAAAGACGTGGGCCTCCGCCTGCTGCGCAACCTCCTCGGCATCGACGAAGCCGAGCGCGCGCTCGAGCGCGATACCGTGCTCATCGCCGACGAGCTCTCGGTGTCCGACCTCTCTCTCATCGATCACGCGCACCTGAAGGGCATCGTCATGGCGACGGGCGGCGTCACGTCGCACGCGACGATCCTCGCCAAGTCCTTCGAGATCCCGACGGTGGTCGGCGCCGAGCAGGCGCGCGACCTCGTGCACGAGGGGGACGCCGTCATCGTCGACGGGAACTCCGGCGCGGTGTTCGTGAACCCGACGCCCGAGGTGGCGCGCGAGTACGAGCGCCTCGACCGCGGCTACCGGGCCTTCAACCGCGAGCTGGACGCCATGCGCAGCCTGCCTGCCGAGACGGGTGACGGCCGGCGCGTGAACCTCTACGCCAACATCGGCCTCATCGCCGACCTGCCGCTCGTCCACCGGCACGGCGCCGACGGCGTCGGGCTCTATCGCACCGAGTTCCCGTTCCTCACCTACCGCGACTTCCCGACCGAGGACGAGCAGTACAAGGTGTACGCACGCGTCGTGCGCGGCATGGAAGGGCAGCCGGTGACCATTCGCACGCTCGACATCGGCGCCGACAAGTATCCCAGCTATTTGAAGTTCACGCGCGAGGACAACCCGTTCCTCGGCTGGCGATCGATCCGCATCTCGCTCGAGCTGCCGGAGGTGTTCAAGACGCAGCTCCGCGCGATCCTGCGGGCGGGTGCGCTCGGGCGGGTGCGCCTCCTCTTCCCGATGATCTCGAGCGTGACGCAGATCCGCCGCGCGAAGGAGCTGCTCGAGGAGGCGAAGGACGAGCTGCGACAGGCGGGCTGCGAGTTCGACGCCGCGATGCCGGTCGGCATGATGGTCGAGGTGCCGTCGGCCGTCGCGCTCGCGTCGCACCTGATTCGCGAGGTCGACTTCTTCTCGATCGGCACCAACGACCTGATCCAGTACCTGCTCGCCGTCGACCGCAACAACCACAAGGTGGCCGAGCTCTACGAGGAGCTGCATCCGGCCGTCCTGTCGGCCATCGACGACACCGTGCAGGCCGCGCGGGGCGCCGGGAAGTGGGTCGGCATGTGCGGCGAGATGGCGTCGAACCCGCTCTGCACGCTCATGCTGCTCGGCCTCGGCCTCGACGACCTCTCGATGCAGCCGCTCTACATCCCGGTCGTGAAGCGCATCGTCCGCTCGGTCTCCTTCCGCGAGGTGCAGGCGCTCACGCGCGACGTTCTCTCGCTCTCGACCGTCGATGAGGTGAAGTCACGTCTCTTCGACGGTGCCCGGCGGCTCGGGATCATCGAGCTCGTCGAGATGTATCATTAG
- a CDS encoding DegT/DnrJ/EryC1/StrS family aminotransferase, translated as MVRVPPLDLVAQARTLGPSLREAVERVLADQQCILGPHVERFEAAMAAYCRVTHAIGVGSGTDALLLVLASLGVGPGTLVVTTAFTFFATGSTIVRLGARPLFADIDPQTFNLSPVSVAAAIAAAPERVVGIVPVHLYGRLAPLDAIGAVAERHGLWVVEDAAQAVGARRAGRMAGTFARAGCLSFYPTKNLGALGDGGMVLTDDEAIATFVRRDRHQGQVDRYRHESLGLCSRLDAVQAVVLEAKLPHLDAWNARRRAIAAAYDERLRAAGVAGVPDAPIVLPGAAGEDHVVHQYVVRARRRDGLLAHLRDAGVGAQVYYPVPLHLQPPIAPRCVTPVPLDETERAAREVLALPVYPELTPAQIDAVVAAVRSFY; from the coding sequence GTGGTCAGAGTTCCTCCGCTCGATCTCGTCGCGCAGGCGCGTACGCTCGGCCCCTCGCTGCGCGAGGCCGTGGAGCGGGTGCTCGCCGATCAGCAGTGCATACTCGGGCCCCACGTCGAGCGCTTCGAAGCGGCGATGGCCGCCTACTGTCGAGTGACCCACGCGATCGGCGTCGGATCGGGGACCGACGCGTTGCTGCTGGTGCTCGCGTCCCTCGGCGTCGGCCCGGGAACGCTGGTGGTCACGACCGCGTTCACGTTCTTCGCGACCGGCAGCACCATCGTCCGGCTCGGGGCACGTCCGCTGTTCGCGGACATCGACCCGCAGACGTTCAACCTCTCCCCGGTGTCGGTCGCGGCCGCCATCGCGGCGGCGCCCGAGCGCGTCGTCGGCATCGTCCCGGTCCATCTCTACGGCCGCCTCGCCCCGCTGGACGCCATCGGCGCCGTGGCCGAACGCCACGGCCTGTGGGTGGTGGAGGACGCGGCCCAGGCGGTCGGCGCCCGGCGCGCCGGGCGGATGGCAGGGACCTTCGCGCGCGCGGGGTGCCTGTCGTTCTACCCGACCAAGAACCTGGGGGCGCTCGGCGACGGCGGCATGGTGCTGACGGACGACGAGGCGATCGCCACGTTCGTCCGCCGCGACCGCCATCAGGGCCAGGTCGATCGCTACCGCCACGAGAGCCTGGGGCTCTGCTCGCGCCTCGACGCCGTGCAGGCCGTGGTGCTGGAGGCGAAGCTCCCGCACCTTGATGCCTGGAACGCGCGCCGCCGTGCGATCGCCGCCGCATACGACGAGCGGCTCCGCGCCGCCGGCGTCGCGGGCGTGCCCGACGCGCCGATCGTCCTGCCGGGCGCGGCCGGTGAGGACCACGTCGTGCATCAGTACGTCGTGCGCGCGCGGCGGCGCGACGGGCTCCTCGCCCACCTCCGCGACGCAGGCGTCGGCGCTCAGGTGTACTACCCGGTGCCGCTCCATCTGCAGCCGCCGATCGCCCCGCGATGCGTCACGCCGGTACCGCTCGACGAGACGGAGCGCGCCGCGCGCGAGGTCCTGGCGCTGCCGGTCTATCCGGAGCTGACACCGGCCCAGATCGACGCCGTGGTGGCGGCGGTGCGCTCCTTCTACTGA
- a CDS encoding PBP1A family penicillin-binding protein: MARKARPTGVFGRIVRWSVVAGLLAGGVAAVILYNELTSDLPPVDQLLRYQPPTATRVFADDDTLIGEFYVERRYLVPLARVPMHVRLAFLAAEDADFYRHRGIDPVSIARAFVNNVASKGVKQGGSTITQQVVKALLLTPERTIRRKIREAVLALRLETKLSKDDILYLYLNQIYLGHGAYGIAAAARTYFDVDVEDLTVAQAAMLAGLPQKPSDYDPFRQPKKALARQHYVLERMLAEGFVNKEQYTVALDEQLRLASGQAGGSYLAAPWYVEHVRRLLEDRYGPAAAQLGLRVHTAVDLHQQEAAEKALQEGLRALDARQGFRGPVTHLEPKEIAGYLKKQAANRSADDARRNAVVLAVRPDRLEVRTPWETGVVPATAMAWNKTRLSPSTFRVGDVVSVTLGDPTPAGTPARFALDQDPQVEGALISIDPYTGQVKAMVGGYSFGRSHFNRAVQARRQPGSSFKPFIYAAAMEHGFTPASVVLDGPITFSFGNQTWSPHNFKDKYYGPTRLRWALTRSLNTVTVRLVDKMGIDYTRRYLQRFGFEQPLPRNLSIALGSAEVTPLEMVRAYGVFATLGKRFEPIFITGVTDADGNPIDFGGTRPHFERVMEPSTAYVVTNLMESVVQKGTGQKAKELERPVAGKTGTTNDTHDAWFVGFTPDLLAGVWVGFDSERSLGSHETGGVAACPIWTAFMKEALADRPVIDFDVPNGVAMVQIDPDTGLRAVPGGPSFLEVFIAGTEPSEYTHVAAPEEEGEAPPPVPTDVSNDPGAD; encoded by the coding sequence ATGGCGCGCAAAGCCCGGCCAACTGGGGTCTTCGGGCGGATCGTGCGGTGGAGCGTGGTGGCGGGGCTGCTCGCCGGCGGCGTGGCTGCCGTCATCCTCTACAACGAGCTCACCTCCGACCTTCCGCCCGTCGACCAGCTCCTGCGGTATCAGCCGCCGACGGCGACGCGCGTGTTCGCCGACGACGACACGCTCATCGGCGAGTTCTACGTCGAGCGCCGCTACCTGGTGCCACTCGCGCGCGTGCCCATGCACGTGCGGCTCGCGTTCCTCGCCGCCGAGGACGCGGACTTCTACCGCCATCGCGGCATCGACCCGGTCAGCATCGCCCGCGCGTTCGTGAACAACGTCGCCTCGAAGGGCGTGAAGCAAGGTGGCAGCACGATCACGCAGCAGGTCGTGAAGGCGCTCCTGCTCACGCCCGAGCGCACCATCCGTCGCAAGATCCGCGAGGCCGTCCTGGCGCTGCGCCTCGAGACGAAGCTCAGCAAGGACGACATCCTCTACCTCTACCTGAACCAGATCTACCTCGGGCATGGGGCGTACGGGATCGCGGCGGCGGCGCGCACGTACTTCGACGTCGACGTCGAGGACCTCACCGTCGCGCAAGCGGCGATGCTGGCGGGCCTCCCGCAGAAGCCGAGCGACTACGATCCGTTCCGCCAGCCGAAGAAGGCGCTCGCGCGACAGCACTACGTGCTCGAGCGCATGCTCGCCGAGGGCTTCGTCAACAAGGAGCAGTACACGGTGGCGCTCGACGAGCAGCTCCGTCTGGCCTCGGGGCAAGCGGGCGGCTCCTACCTCGCCGCGCCCTGGTACGTCGAGCACGTGCGCCGGCTCCTGGAAGATCGCTACGGACCGGCCGCGGCGCAGCTGGGCCTCCGCGTGCACACCGCCGTCGATCTCCACCAGCAGGAAGCCGCGGAGAAGGCGCTGCAGGAGGGCCTCCGTGCGCTCGACGCGCGACAGGGGTTCCGCGGTCCGGTGACGCATCTCGAGCCCAAAGAGATCGCCGGCTACTTGAAGAAGCAGGCGGCGAACCGCTCGGCCGACGATGCGCGGCGCAACGCCGTCGTCCTGGCGGTGCGTCCGGATCGCCTCGAGGTCCGCACGCCGTGGGAGACCGGCGTCGTTCCGGCCACCGCCATGGCGTGGAACAAGACGCGCCTGTCGCCGTCGACGTTCCGTGTCGGCGACGTGGTCTCGGTGACGCTCGGCGATCCGACACCGGCCGGGACGCCTGCCCGGTTCGCTCTCGATCAGGACCCGCAGGTCGAGGGCGCGCTGATCTCGATCGATCCCTACACGGGTCAGGTGAAGGCGATGGTGGGCGGCTACAGCTTCGGCCGCAGCCACTTCAATCGCGCCGTGCAGGCCCGCCGCCAGCCCGGCTCGTCGTTCAAGCCCTTCATCTACGCCGCGGCGATGGAGCACGGCTTCACGCCCGCGTCGGTCGTGCTCGACGGCCCCATCACGTTCTCGTTCGGCAACCAGACGTGGTCGCCGCACAACTTCAAGGACAAGTACTACGGCCCGACCCGCTTGCGCTGGGCGCTCACGCGCTCGCTCAACACGGTGACCGTGCGGCTCGTCGACAAGATGGGGATCGACTACACGCGTCGCTACCTGCAGCGCTTCGGGTTCGAGCAACCGCTGCCGCGCAACCTCTCGATCGCACTCGGCTCGGCCGAGGTGACGCCGCTCGAGATGGTGCGAGCCTACGGCGTGTTCGCGACCCTCGGCAAGCGTTTCGAGCCGATCTTCATCACGGGCGTGACCGACGCCGACGGCAACCCGATCGACTTCGGCGGTACGCGCCCGCACTTCGAGCGCGTGATGGAGCCCTCCACCGCGTACGTCGTGACGAACCTCATGGAGTCCGTCGTGCAGAAGGGTACCGGTCAGAAGGCGAAGGAGCTCGAGCGTCCGGTCGCCGGCAAGACCGGCACGACGAACGACACACACGATGCGTGGTTCGTCGGCTTCACGCCCGACCTCCTGGCGGGGGTCTGGGTCGGCTTCGACTCCGAGCGCTCGCTCGGCTCCCACGAGACGGGCGGCGTCGCGGCGTGCCCCATCTGGACCGCGTTCATGAAGGAGGCGCTCGCCGATCGGCCGGTCATCGACTTCGACGTGCCGAACGGCGTCGCGATGGTCCAGATCGATCCCGACACCGGGCTCCGCGCCGTGCCCGGCGGACCGTCGTTCCTCGAGGTCTTCATCGCCGGCACGGAGCCGTCGGAATACACGCACGTCGCGGCCCCCGAGGAGGAGGGCGAGGCCCCGCCGCCCGTGCCGACCGACGTCAGCAACGATCCCGGCGCCGACTGA
- a CDS encoding BA14K family protein, which yields MMLAAIHRSPIRRSRGPRAAILATALLLSLHCSPALGAGMGGGGGHGGGGGGGGGGGGGGFGGGYAGGGGFGGVGGGMVGGHGGGGTMGAPGGGMMGAPGGGGMVGGRGGMVGGGAGMGGRGSVGRGPVGSGFRGPGRVPPGGWAGGGWNGRWAGNHFHHGPNCFHGGGWSNVVIYGAPFYPYYPSYYDDPYCNPFSPYYNPRICYDEYDYDE from the coding sequence GTGATGCTCGCGGCGATCCACCGGTCGCCGATCCGCCGCAGCCGCGGGCCACGCGCTGCGATCCTGGCGACCGCGCTCCTGCTCTCGCTCCACTGCTCGCCCGCGCTCGGCGCGGGCATGGGTGGTGGTGGCGGACATGGAGGAGGAGGAGGAGGCGGCGGCGGCGGCGGAGGTGGCGGATTCGGCGGCGGTTACGCGGGGGGTGGCGGCTTCGGCGGCGTCGGCGGCGGCATGGTCGGCGGGCACGGCGGTGGCGGCACGATGGGCGCTCCCGGCGGCGGCATGATGGGCGCACCGGGCGGCGGCGGCATGGTCGGCGGACGCGGCGGTATGGTCGGCGGCGGCGCCGGCATGGGCGGTCGTGGAAGCGTCGGGCGCGGCCCCGTCGGCAGCGGCTTCCGCGGACCGGGGCGCGTACCTCCCGGCGGCTGGGCCGGCGGCGGCTGGAACGGTCGCTGGGCAGGCAACCACTTCCACCACGGCCCGAACTGCTTCCACGGCGGCGGCTGGAGCAACGTCGTGATCTACGGCGCGCCCTTCTATCCCTACTACCCCTCCTACTACGACGATCCCTACTGCAACCCGTTCTCCCCCTACTACAACCCCCGCATCTGCTACGACGAGTACGACTACGACGAATGA
- a CDS encoding histone deacetylase, producing the protein MAGGTGLMFDDRMLAHDPGRGHPERPDRLRVLHDRWRDAAGFRRIGARLATEDEIARVHDPRHVELVASTAGHSRVVFDADTSTSAESYGAARLAVGGVVDLCTAVVAGEVDNGFAFVRPPGHHAEHGRAMGFCLFNNVAIAAATLRAHGLARVAIVDWDLHHGNGTQHLFEDDPSVLYVSTHQYPFYPGTGAATEVGRGAGAGRTLNVPLPAGFGDGEVSRAFDELVLPVARQFRPDFVLVSAGFDCDGRDPLGGLDLTPAGIAMMARACRRLADETAGGRIVAVLEGGYDLGAIGDGVAAVLGVLRGADRADPLVTGDARRADGLVTRVRTAQSPFWTV; encoded by the coding sequence ATGGCCGGCGGCACCGGGCTCATGTTCGACGACCGCATGCTCGCGCACGATCCGGGACGCGGTCACCCAGAACGCCCCGATCGACTGCGCGTCCTGCACGACCGTTGGCGGGATGCGGCGGGTTTTCGACGCATCGGCGCGCGCCTCGCCACCGAGGACGAGATCGCCCGCGTCCACGACCCACGGCACGTGGAGCTGGTTGCGTCGACGGCGGGGCACTCGCGCGTCGTCTTCGACGCCGACACGAGCACGTCGGCGGAGTCGTACGGGGCGGCGCGGCTCGCGGTGGGTGGCGTCGTCGACCTGTGCACCGCCGTCGTCGCCGGCGAGGTCGACAACGGCTTCGCGTTCGTCCGGCCGCCGGGCCATCACGCCGAGCACGGACGGGCGATGGGCTTCTGCTTGTTCAACAACGTCGCGATCGCCGCCGCGACGCTGCGCGCACACGGCCTCGCGCGCGTCGCCATCGTCGACTGGGACCTCCACCACGGCAACGGGACGCAGCACCTGTTCGAGGACGACCCGAGCGTCCTCTACGTCTCGACGCACCAGTATCCGTTCTATCCCGGCACGGGCGCCGCCACCGAGGTCGGACGGGGGGCGGGGGCGGGGCGGACCCTCAACGTGCCCCTGCCCGCCGGATTCGGCGACGGCGAGGTGTCGCGCGCCTTCGACGAACTCGTGCTGCCGGTCGCGCGGCAGTTCCGACCCGACTTCGTGCTCGTCTCGGCCGGCTTCGACTGCGACGGACGGGATCCGCTGGGCGGCCTCGATCTCACGCCCGCGGGGATTGCGATGATGGCGCGCGCGTGCCGCCGCCTGGCCGACGAGACCGCGGGCGGTCGCATCGTCGCCGTGCTCGAGGGCGGCTACGATCTGGGCGCGATCGGTGACGGCGTCGCCGCGGTGCTCGGCGTGCTGCGCGGCGCAGATCGCGCCGACCCGCTCGTCACCGGCGACGCGCGCCGCGCCGACGGGCTCGTCACCCGCGTTCGCACTGCGCAGTCACCGTTCTGGACAGTGTAG
- the tatB gene encoding Sec-independent protein translocase protein TatB, whose amino-acid sequence MFGIGMPELLVILVVALVVLGPKRLPDLARTLGKAVAEFRRQSTDIMEEFQTQMRLEDDAARRAKTAAAARSTEKPPTTES is encoded by the coding sequence ATGTTCGGCATCGGGATGCCCGAGCTGCTCGTGATCCTGGTGGTGGCGCTGGTGGTGCTCGGGCCGAAGCGACTCCCCGACCTCGCACGCACGCTCGGCAAGGCGGTCGCGGAGTTCCGGCGGCAGTCGACCGACATCATGGAGGAGTTCCAGACGCAGATGCGTCTCGAGGACGATGCCGCGCGCCGCGCGAAGACCGCGGCGGCAGCCCGCAGCACCGAGAAGCCCCCCACGACCGAGAGCTAG
- the tatC gene encoding twin-arginine translocase subunit TatC: MGPETDVRMPLTAHLEELRTRIIRALLALAVGGGVCWLVIEPLVAFLLAPLARLRPDQSLVIGTGLTEAFFTKLKVAMIGGLFLGSPFIFYQAWRFVAPGLYDRERRVALPFSIAASIFFIGGAAFCYWLVFPVAFEFFLKEFSSIGVAAQIRISEYLSFASRMLLAFGVTFELPVVTFFLARLGLVTHRTLLTWWRYAVVTIFVVAAVLTPGPDVASQMLMATPLLILYILSIGVAYVVARPAPATETTEVTPGEPA; this comes from the coding sequence ATGGGTCCCGAGACCGACGTCCGGATGCCGCTCACCGCGCATCTCGAGGAGCTGCGCACCCGCATCATCCGCGCCCTCCTCGCGCTCGCCGTCGGCGGCGGCGTGTGCTGGCTGGTGATCGAGCCGCTCGTCGCGTTCCTGCTCGCGCCGCTGGCCCGCCTGCGTCCCGACCAGTCGCTCGTCATCGGCACGGGGCTGACCGAAGCGTTCTTCACGAAGCTGAAGGTCGCGATGATCGGCGGCCTGTTCCTCGGGAGCCCATTCATCTTCTATCAGGCCTGGCGGTTCGTCGCGCCCGGGCTCTACGACCGCGAGCGGCGCGTGGCCCTTCCGTTCTCGATCGCGGCGTCGATCTTCTTCATCGGCGGCGCCGCGTTCTGCTACTGGCTCGTCTTCCCGGTCGCGTTCGAGTTCTTCCTGAAGGAGTTCTCGTCGATCGGCGTCGCGGCGCAGATCCGCATCAGCGAGTACCTGTCGTTCGCGTCGCGCATGCTGCTCGCCTTCGGCGTCACGTTCGAGCTGCCGGTCGTGACGTTCTTTTTGGCCCGCCTGGGTCTCGTGACGCACCGGACGCTGCTCACCTGGTGGCGCTACGCCGTGGTCACCATCTTCGTCGTCGCGGCGGTCCTGACGCCGGGCCCGGACGTCGCGTCGCAGATGCTGATGGCGACGCCACTCTTGATCCTCTACATCCTCTCGATCGGCGTCGCCTACGTGGTGGCGCGACCGGCGCCGGCGACCGAGACGACCGAGGTCACACCCGGCGAGCCGGCCTAG
- a CDS encoding HAD family hydrolase, translated as MPRAVLFDLDDTLIDYSGAVEACWDRACALAAQHGLDVAAVARTVHDVRRWFWADRERHARERTDMLGAWTKIVAIALGRLGHASDALAAAVASDFAVRREAATTLFADVIPCLTALRARGVAVGCVTNGDARLQRAKLARHGLAALFDAIVIEGEFGAGKPDPAVYRHVLGALGATPGEATMVGDNLEWDVAGPLRLGMNGVWIDRGGSGLPPGASVRPTRVIRSLAEL; from the coding sequence GTGCCGCGCGCCGTCCTCTTCGACCTCGACGACACGCTCATCGACTACAGCGGCGCCGTCGAGGCGTGCTGGGACCGCGCGTGCGCGCTGGCGGCGCAACACGGCCTCGACGTGGCGGCGGTCGCGCGCACGGTGCACGACGTCCGGCGCTGGTTCTGGGCCGATCGGGAGCGGCACGCGCGCGAGCGAACGGACATGCTCGGCGCCTGGACGAAGATCGTCGCGATCGCGCTGGGTCGCCTGGGGCACGCGTCCGATGCGCTCGCCGCAGCCGTCGCATCCGACTTCGCCGTGCGGCGCGAGGCGGCGACGACCCTCTTCGCCGACGTGATACCGTGCCTCACGGCGCTGCGCGCGCGGGGCGTCGCCGTCGGGTGCGTCACCAACGGCGACGCGCGCCTGCAGCGCGCGAAGCTCGCGCGCCACGGGCTGGCGGCCCTGTTCGACGCGATCGTGATCGAGGGCGAGTTCGGCGCGGGAAAGCCCGACCCCGCCGTCTACCGCCACGTGCTGGGCGCGCTCGGCGCCACGCCCGGCGAGGCCACGATGGTCGGCGACAACCTCGAATGGGACGTCGCAGGCCCGCTGCGGCTCGGGATGAACGGCGTGTGGATCGATCGCGGCGGCAGCGGTCTCCCGCCCGGCGCGAGCGTCCGGCCGACCCGCGTCATCCGCTCGCTGGCGGAGCTCTAG
- a CDS encoding DUF4911 domain-containing protein: MVRTHKVVADVEPIFLSVPRREIAYVKFVLESYEGVAVTRTLDRHAALLVLLVAPDFLVQARAIVAALAREAGCREVARPPGLRDLLADDATSDTPEGGDT, translated from the coding sequence GTGGTACGCACCCACAAAGTGGTGGCCGACGTCGAGCCGATCTTTCTGTCCGTGCCGCGGCGCGAGATCGCGTACGTGAAGTTCGTGCTCGAGTCGTACGAGGGCGTCGCGGTCACGCGCACGCTCGACCGGCACGCCGCGCTCCTCGTGCTGCTGGTCGCGCCCGACTTCCTCGTGCAGGCGCGTGCGATCGTGGCCGCCCTCGCGCGCGAGGCCGGTTGCCGGGAGGTCGCGCGGCCGCCGGGGTTGCGCGACCTGCTCGCCGATGATGCAACGAGCGACACGCCAGAGGGGGGAGACACATGA